The stretch of DNA GGGGAAGATGCACACCCGGGACCGGTCCTACCTGGAGCGGGTCTACCCGCGCTTCGCCGACGCGATGGCGGTCCGGGACCGGGTGGACCCGGACCGCAGGTTCGCCAACGCCTACACCGGGCGCGTCTTCGGCCCCTGAGAGGACGCCGGGTGCGCGGCCGGCCGCCGTCGACCGCGCTTGCCGGGCCCCGGCCCGCCCGCCGCCTGCGGTGCAGCGCCACCTCGCGCTGCACGCGCTACAGCCCTCGCGGTGCAGCGCTACAGGACGCTCCGCAGAGGGCGGGCCACGTGCCGCTCCCCCGCCGCCCCGGCTGCGGGGGGTGGGGTGGTGGGCCGTGTGCCGCCCCGCTGCCCTCCTGTCCCGGCTGCGAAGAGCGGGCTGCGGCGGGCAGGGTGGTGCCCCGATGGCGTTGGGCTCCGCGTCGTCGTCTCTGCCCGGCCCCCGGGGAGCAGGAGCCCTTGCCGCCTGGGCGGGACGGGGCGGGGAGAGGCGCCCGCGCCGAGTTCGACGAGGTGGCGCTGGACCGCTGGTGGGCGCGGAGCCGGGCCCGGGGCGGGTGCGCGGCCAGGGGGACGGGACGGCAGGAGGGCCCGGCCGCGCGGTGCGGCCGGGCCCTCTGCTCTTGCTTCTCTTCTGCGGGATCCGGCCGGGGTCAGCCGGTTCCCAGGTCCTGGGACTGCGGTGCGGCGCCGCCGTTCGACCCGCCGCCGGTGCCGCCCTGCGGCGCCTGCTGCCCCTGGCCGCCGGTGCCGTCCTGCTCTTGCTCACCGGTGCCGCCGGTGCCGTCCTGGCCCTGCTCGCCGCCGGTACCGCCGGTGCCGCCGTCACCGGTCCCGCCGGTGTCCCCGGTGCCGGGGTCGAGGGTCTGCTGCCCGCCGGTGCCGGGGTCGGTCCCGGTCTCCGGGTCGACCGGCTGCCCTTGGCCGCCGGTGCCGGGGTCGGTGGTCGCCCCGTCCTGCGGCGCGGTCCCCCCGTCCTCCCCGGTGCCCGGGGTGGCCCCGGTGTCCGGGGCCTCGTCGTCCACCTCCTGGCTCTGCGAGGAGCCGCCCATCAGGGAGGGGCTGGAGTGGCCGTCCCTGCCGTGCACGGTGTCGGACAGGCTGCGCCCGGTGAACAGCTCGAAGACCAGGATCACCAGCATCACGCCGGCGAACACCACCGCCGCCGGGATGACCAGCATCCGGTACCGCTGCCACCAGGTGCGCGGCTCCTCGTCCCGCTCCGGCCCCGCGCCGTCCCGGTGCGGGTCGCCGAGGGACGGCATGGCCCGGGTGGCGTCCGCCGCCCCGGCCGTGCCGACCGAGCCGAACACCGCCGTGGCCTCCGGGTCCCGGTACCGGCCGGGACCGGCCGCGGCGTCCGGGTCGGACGGGTCGGACGGCCCGCCGCGGTGCACCACGGTGAGCCCCGCCCCCACGACCTCCTTGGCCTTGTCCCGGCTGCGCTCCAGGAAGTGCTGGGTGACGGCGGTGCCCGCGGTGCTCATCACGCTCATCACCGCGGCGCCGAGAATCGTTCCGTAGACCCCGAGGAACGACGCCGCCGTCGCCGCGGTCAGCGTCGCGATGCCGCCCGCGATCACCTGAGGCGCGCTCAGGTTGATCTTCTTCTTCTCTTCCTGATCGCCGTCGCCGGCGTCCCCCGCGCCGCGCGTGTGCGCGGCCCTGTGCTCCATGTCCTCTTCGGGTCTGGACATCCTCCCCCCTCATACGCCTTGCGGCGCAGTGGATCCCCCGTCATTCGTCGCGGGGCCGCCACGACCCCCGGCCGTAACAACCCCATAACGGCACAACCTACGCGAACTCCGTTTCAGTTCCGGTCGAGGGCGGACATTAAATGAATCACCGTCCGATGTCGCCCGGCGCGTCGGCTTGCCCCGGGCGAAATCGGTGGCGCACCGGCCCGGCCTCTGCGGCCGGCGGCCCCTCGGCGGATAGCATCACCGGCAGACATCGAAGCAAGGGGACCGGGAACCCGTTCTCCGCCTCCGGCGCCCGCCTCCCCCTCCGTGCCAAGATGGGCACTCGGGTACGGTCGGCCGGCGGGGCGGCGCGCACCCGCGGCTGCGACACGCCGCGGTTCGGACATGCCGCGCGGGGTACTGGCCGAACACTGCCGAGCGCATGAGACTGAGAACGCGGGGGAAGGCCGAGGCCCCACCCTCGGCGGGGACGCGAAAGGGAGGGCGATGCAGGAGCTTCGCCTCGTGGCCGTCAGCGAGGACGGCACCTACCTGGTGCTGGCCAGCGCCGGCCGCGGCACCCGCTTCACGCTGCCCGTCGACGACCGACTCCGCGCCGCCGTCCGCGGCCAGTTCTCCCGGCTCGGCCAGTACGAGATCGAAGTGGAGAATCCGTTGCGCCCAAAGGAAATCCAGGCCCGGATCCGCTCCGGCGAGACGGCGGAGGCGATCGCCGAACTCGCCGGGATCCCCATCGAGCGCGTCCGCTGGTTCGAGGGCCCGGTACTGCAGGAGCGCGAATACATGGCGCAGCAGGCGCAGCGCGCCTCGGTGCGCGGGCCGGGCGACTCCACTCCCGGCCCGGTCCTGGGCGACCTGGTCGCCGAGCGGATCGGCGCGCACCAGCTGGAGACCGGCGACGCGGCCTGGGACTCCTGGAAGCGCGAGGACAACACCTGGCAGCTCAAGCTCGCCTTCGTGCTGGGCGGTGAGGAGCGCCTGGCGCACTGGGTCTACGAGCCCCGCCGCCGCACGGTCACCCCCTCCGACGAGGAGGCGCTCCGCTTCTCCTCCCCCGACGCCGCCGCGGCGGAGCCCGCCGCCCCGGCGGGCGCCACCGTCACCCCCTTCGTGCCGCGCCGCACCGGTCCCCCCGAGCCGCTCCGCGCCGACGGCCCCCTTCCCCGGACCGCCCCCGCCGAGCCGACCGCCCCCCGCGCCCCCCAGCAGGACCCGGCCCCCCGGCAGAGCGCGCGCCCCGAACCCGCCGAGCCGGCCGAGCGGTACGAGCGCTCGGCCCCGGCCGAGCGGCAGGAGCGGGCCGAGCGCCCCGCGGCGCGCGGCCGCGCCGGCGCCGAGCGGATGCGCGCCGGCCTGACCCCTTCCGACGACGTGTTCCCGCCCGAGCCCGCCCGCCGGCCCGCCCGGCCCGAGCCGCGCCCCGAGCCGGAGCAGCGGCGCACCGAGCCCGAGCGGGCTCCCGCCGAGAACCGCCCCGCGGAGCGGCCCGCGGTGGAGCGCCCCGCCGAGCGCCCCGCGGCGGACCGCGGCGCCCCCGCCGCCGAGCCCCCGGCGGCCGAGGCTCCGGCCCGCGAGCGCCGCGAGCCGATCCGCCCCGAGCGCCCCGCGGTCGGCGGCGCCTCCGCCCCCCGGCACCGCGAGGAGCAGGCGGAGAGCGGGGAGCGCGCCGCCGACGCCCCGCTGCCCGCCGCCGCGGCCGGCGGCAGCGCCCAGCCGCCGCGGCGCAAGGGCCGGGGCCGCCGGGCCTCCGTGCCCTCCTGGGACGAGATCATGTTCGGCGCCAAGAAGTCCGACTGACCGGAACCGCCCCCGACCTCGCTCCCCCTGCGACCCCCGGAGCCCTTACTCCGGGGGTTCCTGCTTCTCCGGGGAGGTTCCGGCCGGCTCCGCGGGTTCCGCCGGGGCGGCCAGGAACGGGCGGATCATCTCCGGGGTGACGCCGGCGGCGAACCCCACCGACTCGGCCAGGTCCGCGTCGACGGCGGTGTAGCCGCCGGAGCCCGCCCCGACGGTAGCGGTCAGGTGGGCCAGCCCGGAGGGGCGCTGGAACAGCGTCTGCCGCCAGGTCCAGCCGATGACCGCCTCCCGGCGGAGCACCGCCTGCGTGCGGCGGAGCGACCCCCAGCGGACGCTGATCCGCTCCGCGTCGCGGCCGTGCCCCAGGGCCCGGTAGCGGTCCGCCCCGAGCGGGATGCCGACCAGCGCCAGCAGCGCCGCCGGAACCGCCGCCCAGTACAGCCCGGCCGCCGCCGCGGCCGCGGCGGGCAGCGCGAACGGCAGCACCGAGCGGACCAGCCGGCGGCGGAGCGCCGCCCTGGGGTGGCGGACCAGCCCGCCCGTGTAGCCGCCCAGGGTCTCGTCGGCGATCTCCTCGACCCGGGCCCGCGGCCCGGTCGGCAGCAGCACCGCCCGAGTGGAGTCGCCGCCCAGGCCGGTCATGATGGCGCGCAGCCGCACCGCCGAGCGCACCCGCTCCAGCGGGCTGTCGCCCAGCTCGTAGCCGCGGATCCGGCGCCGCTCCAGAGCGACGCTCTGCCGGGTGAACAGGCCGCGCCGGGTCACCAGCGAGTCGTCCTGGCCGGTCAGCCGGAAGTCCCAGTGGTTCACCGCGTAGGCCGCCACCGCGAAGACCGGCATCAGCGCCAGCACCAGGAGCAGGACCCCCGCGGCGACCGCGGCCAGCGCCGGCGCCCCGCTCCCCTCGGCCAGCGACCGGTAGTACAGGAACGCCCGCTCCCCCGCCGCCACCGCGCCCGGCCGCTCCATCAGGTCACCGGCGACCTGGGAGGCCAGCCCGATCACCGCGGCCAGCGCCACGAACGGGGTGAGCAGGTAGCCCACGCTCAGCGCGCCGAAGCCGTACCAGCGGGCCGGCATCCGGAAGTACTCGGTCTCCTCCGGTTCCCCGGCGGGTGCCGGCGCCCCGCCCCCGCCCGGTTCCGCCGCGGTCCGCCCGACCTCCGCGGCCGGAGTACCGGACGCGGCACCGGCGGAGGCGGTACCCGCCGCTTCGCCGGAGGGAGGGGTATCGGCCGCCGCGCCCGCAGAGGAGGCGTCCCCGCGCAGCACCGCCCGGCGGTGCAGCAGCAGCCGGCGCAGCCGCTCGGCCTCCTCGGCGCCGACCGCGTCGAGCTTGCCCTCCTCGCTGCCCTCGCCGCCGGCGGCCGCCTCGATGTGCACCACGGCCAGGCCGAACAGCCGGTGCACCAGGTTGGAGGTGACGTGCACGCCGCGGATCCGCTCCAGCGGGATGGTCCGCCGGGACCGCGAGATCAGCCCCTTGCGGATCTCCAGCCGCCTGGCGCCGACCTGGTAGCGGAAGGTCGCCCAGGTGAAGACGCCGGTGACCGCCAGGCCCGCCAGCGCGGCGAACAGGCTGACCAGGGCCCACGGGTTCTGGGTCGCGCCGAAGGCCATCAGGATCAGCGGGATGATGAAGTTCTTCAGGTAGGTGACCGGCGCGACCACCAGCATCATCGGGCTGAGCTTGCGCCACTCGCCGTCCTCGGCGCCCTGCTCCGCACCGCCGTCCTCCGGCGCCGCGGCACCGGTCGGACCGCCGCCCGGCGCCGCAGCCGGCCCGCCGGAGGCCTCCGCCCCCTCACCGCGGCCGACCGGCCCGGCGGCCTCTGCGGCCGGCCCGGACACCGGCGCCTCCTCCGGGCGGGCGCCCGCGCCCCGGTCCTCCCCGGGCGCGCCCCCGCCGTCCCCCCGCCCGGTCACGTCGCGTCGTCCCGCAGCTCGCCCGCGCGCATCGCGAGCTCCTCGGAGATCGCCCGCGCCTGCTCCGCGTCGAGCCCTTCGATGGTCGAGGACCCCGCGTGCGAGGCGGTCTGCACCTCCAGCGTGGCGACCTTGAACATCCGCTCCACCCAGCCCTGGGTGTGGTCCACGGTCTGGATCCGGCTCACCGGGACCAGCTGCCACTCCCGGCCGATCCAGCCGGTGCGGGTGTAGATCACGTCGGCGGTGACCTCCCAGCGGTGCACCCGGTAGCGCACCCGCGGCACCGCGGCCGTCTCCACCGCGCCGAACAGCGCGTAGCCGACCGGCACCACCCAGCCGTAGGAGACCGCCCAGTCCGGGATCCACGACCAGCCGGCCGCGGCGGCCCCCCAGGCCAGCCCGGCCAGCAGGGCGGTGACCACCGCGTGGGCGATCACCGACTCCACCGTCCACACGGAAACCGCACGGGGGGAGACGCGGTGCTCTGGGGGGCGCAGTCGGGTGCTCGTCACGCCACGAGTCTAGAGCGGTGCGGCGGCCCCGCGGGTCCACCGCCGGGCCGCGCCCCGCCGCCCACCGCTCTTCCCGTGTGATCTTGGCGTCGCGGCTCTGTCGGAGCGCTCCGACAGGGCCGCGACGCCAAGATCACCGCCGGGTCCACGCCCTTTGTCAGCCCGCCCTCAGCCCCGCCGTCAGCGGCGCTGTCAGCCCGCTGTCAGACCCCCCGCCGAAACTGGTAGAGGCCATCACGAACGGGGAGGATTCCATGACCGACGCGATCCGCGCGGAAGGTCTCGTCAAGAGGTTCAAAGAGCAGACCGCTCTTGCCGGGGTGGACCTCGTCGCCCGCCGGGGAGCCGTGCTCGGCGTACTGGGCCCCAACGGGTCCGGGAAGACCACCACGGTGCGCATCCTGGCGACGCTGCTCCGCCCGGACGGCGGGCACGCCGAGGTGGACGGCCTGGACGTGGTGCGCAACCCGCACGAGGTGCGCCGCAAGATCGGGCTCACCGGCCAGTACGCCGCGGTCGACCAGGACCTCAGCGGGACCCAGAACCTGATGCTGATCGCCCGGCTGCTCGGGTTCTCCCGCCGCGGGGCCCGCGCCCGCGCCGCCGAGCTGCTCGGCCGGTTCTCGCTCACCGACGCCGCCGACCGGCCCGCCAAGACCTACTCCGGCGGGATGCGCCGCCGGCTCGACCTCGCCGCCAGCCTGGTCGGCCGCCCCTCGCTGCTCTACCTGGACGAGCCCACCACCGGCCTGGACCCGCACAGCCGCAACGAGCTGTGGGACGTCGTCCGCGGCCTGGTGGACGACGGGGTCACCGTGCTGCTCACCACCCAGTACCTGGAGGAGGCCGACCAGCTCGCCGACGACATCGTCGTGCTGGACCACGGCCGGGTGATCAGCCGCGGCACCCCCGACGAGCTCAAGGCCCAGGCCGGCTCGCAGGTGCTCCAGGTCCGCCCCGTCGCCTCCGAGCTGCTGGAGCGGGCCGGCCGGATCGTCGAGCAGGTCACCGGCTCGGAGGTGCGCACCTCGGAGAACAGCGCGGGCGCCTCGGTCACCGACCCCGCGGTGCTCCCGGAGGTCGTCCGGCGGCTCGACGAGGCCGGCGTGGCCATCGCCGAGCTGACCCTGCGCAAGCCCAGCCTGGACGAGGTGTTCCTGGCGCTGACCGGGCACACCGCCGAAACCGCCGATGGCGCCGACGCCGGCGCCCCCACGGAGAGGACGACAGCATGACCGCCGCGACGACCGCGGAGAGCACCGCCGCCGAGACCGCGCCGGTGCTCGCACCCCGGGTGACCCCGCTGGTCGCAGCCCGGCACGGCGCCCTGCTCACCTGGCGCAGCCTGCTGAAGATCAAACGCAACCCGGAGGAGATCCTCGGGCTGACGTTCATGCCGCTGATGTTCGTGGCGCTGTTCGTCTTCGTCTTCGGCCAGGCCATGATGGGCGACTGGCAGGCCTACCGGGACTTCATCATCCCCGGCATCACCGCGCAGTCGGTCATCTTCGCCACCATCGGCACCGGCGTGGCCCTCAACACCGACATCGAGAAGGGCATCTTCGACCGGTTCCGGTCGCTGCCCATCGCCCGCTCCGCGCCGCTGGTCGGCGCCATCCTGGGCGACCTGGTCCGCTACGCGCTGACCGTGGTGGCGGTGCTCGTGGTGGCCGTGCTGATCGGCTACCGGCCCGCGGGCGGCGTGCTGGGCGTGGTGGCCGCCGGCGGCGTGGTGCTGCTGTTCGCGTTCGCGCTGTGCTGGCTGTCCGCCTTCATGGGCCTGCTGCTGCGCACCCCGATGGCGGTGAACATCTTCGGCTCGGTGTGGATGTTCCCGCTGACCTTCGGCGCCTCCACCTTCGTCGACCCGGACCAGATGCCGTCCTGGATGGCGGCGTTCGCCAGGATCAACCCGGTCACGCACGTGACCGACACGATGCGCGGGCTGATGGAGGGCGGCCCGGTGCTCCAGCCGCTGGCCTGGACCCTGGTGTGGGTCGCGGTGCTGCTCGGGGTCTTCTTCCCGCTGGCCACCCGGGCCTACCGGAACCGGGCCTAGATGCACCGTCCGGTGAGACCGGGAAGGCGGCCGTACCGGTCCGCAGAGTCCGAGTGAGCGGCCCGGCGCCGGCCCTGCCGAACCCCCTGGGCCGCGTCTCCCCGCGATGCGGCGCCACCTCCGGTACAGCGCTGCCTTGTGCTGCAGCCCCGGTGGGGCGGCGCTGCAGGGCGTCCCGCAGGGGGTGGAGGGGTGGGCGGTGGCGAGCGGGGAGGCGCCTTGACGGCGTTCGGGCTCCGCGTCGTCGTCTCTGCCCGGCCTGCCGGGAGCAGGAGCCCTGCCGCCTGGGCGGAACGGGGCGGGGAGAGGCACCGGTGCCGGGTTCGGCGAGGTGGCGGTGGACCGCGGGGAGCCGCAGGGCCGGGACCTGACGGGGGCGCGGAGGAGGCGGGGAACCGCGTCGGCGCTCGAAGCCTACGAGGCTGCGGCGTCCCAGGCGTCCACCGCCGCGGAGACCCGGCGGAGCGCCTCCTCCGGTGCGGTCTTCGCGGCGCTCTCCCGGACCGCGGCGAGCCCGTCGGCGCCCAGCGCCGCGCGCAGCCGCTCCGACAGGTCCCGGGCCTCGGCCCCGGCGGTGTTCGGCAGCCCGCGCAGCGCCTCGGCCAGCCCCAGCAGCTCCGCCGCGGCCTCGGGGCGGCCCAGCCGCTCCTCGACATCGGCGGCCTGCTCGGTGGCCAGCCCGGCGACCGACCCGTTCCACACCCCGCCCATCGCCCGCCAGGCCGCCGCGGTCTGCTCCCGCGCCTCCGCGACGCGGCCGGCGTCCACCGCCAGCCGGGCCAGCTGCACCCGCAGGAACGGCTCCAGCTGCACCCGGATGAACGGGTTGCCGTCGACCACCCCGCCCAGCGCGGCCTCCGCCAGCTCCCGGGCGCTCTCCGGGGTCTCGGACCAGCGTGCCACCTCGGCCCGGCACACGTTCAGCATCAGCCGCGAGTCGGTCTCCAGCCGGGTGCCGTCGACCGCCTCCAGCTCGCGCCGGGCCTCCGCGCCCCGCCCGCCCCGGGCCAGCAGCACGGCCCGGCGGGCGCGCAGCGCCGCCGTCTGGTTGCCCAGCTCCAGCCCTTCGCTGGCCTCGATCGCCTCGTCCACCAGCGCCAGTTCGCGGCCGAGGTCGCTCAGCCCTTCCAGCTCGGCCAGCATGAAGCAGACGTGCGAGCGGATCCACCGCTCCCCGGCCTCGCGCAGCTGGCCCAGCACCCGGGTGAACCGGCCCCGCGCCTCCGCACCGCGGCCCAGGAACACCTGCTGCACCAGCATCGCGGAGAACGCCTCCACCATCAGCGACTGCCACCGGGGCAGGGCGGCGGCGGCCTCGTCCAAGCGGCGCACCATCCCCTCCCGGTCGTGGCCGAGCAGCGCCAGCAACAGCGGAGCCATCAGCAGCGACACGTTCCCCTCGGCCGCCTCCGGGTGCTCGCGCACGATCTCCTCGACGCGGAACAGCGTCTGCTCGGCCCGGACGATCGCGTCCCCGTCGTCCTTCCCGGCCTGGCCCAGGTCGTACTCTGCGGTGCGGAGCAGCAGGCACTCCGCGTAGGCGGCCTCGTGGCCGGGCGGCGGCTCCTCGCCCACCTGCTCGATCAGCGCGGAGGCCTCCCGGGCCAGCACGCTCCACCCCTCGCCGAGCTGGCCGTGCGGGAGCGTGGCGTGCACCAGCGCGAAGGCGGTGTCCAGGTCGCCGCGCTCCACCGCCCAGCGCAGCGTGGCCTGGTGGTCGTCCTGCTCGGCGCGGAGCCGGCGCAGCCACAACAGCTGGTCCGGGCCGAGCAGCGGCTCGGCGGCGCCGCTCCAGAGCCCGACCAGGAACCGGGCGTGCGCCCGGCGCACCCGCTCCAGCTCCCCGCTCTCCGTCAGCCGCCGCATGCCGTAGGCCCGCACGGTCTCCAGCATCCGGTAGCGCGGCTGGTCGCGGTCGGCCCCGGACGCCCCGTCCGCGATCACCAGCGACTTGTCCACCAGGGAGAAGAGCACCGACCACACGTCGCGCCCGGCGACGTCACCGGACCCGTCGCCGTCGGAGCAGACCGCCTCCACCGCGTCCAGGGCCGCGCCGCCGCCGAACACCGCCAGCCGGCGCAGCAGCGTCCGCTCCGCCTCGTCCAGCAGCTCCCAGCTCCAGTCCACCACCGCCTCCAGCGTCTGGTGCCGGGGCCGCACCGAGCGGGGGCCGCCGGCCAGCAGCCGGAACCGGTCGGAGAGCCGCTCGGCCAGCTGGGGAAGCGGCATCGCGCGCACCCGGACCGCGGCCAGCTCCAGGGCCAGCGGCATCCCGTCCAGCTCCCGGCAGATCCGCACCACCGCCGCGGCGTTGCCGTCGTCCACCTCGAAGCCGGGCGAGAAGGCGCGCACCCGGTCGGCGAAGAGCTGCACCGCCGGGTACCCGCGGGCCTCCTCGGCGGTGGCGCCCTCCGGGGGGAGCTCCAGCGGCGGCACGGCCAGCAGCCGCTCCCCGGTGATGCCGATCGGCTCCCGGCTGGTCGCCATGATCCGCACCCCGGGGCAGGCCGGCAGCATCCGGGCCACCACATCGGTCACCTCGTCGATGAGGTGCTCGCAGTTGTCCACGATGAGCAGCAGCCGCTTGTCGCCGAAGACCTCCAGGGCCCGCTCGATCGGGTCGGTGTGCTCGGCGATCTGCAGCGGGGAGACCACCCGCTCGCGCATCCCCACCACGTCCAGCAGGGTGACCGGGACGCCGCCCTCGGCGCGCAGCGACGACAGGTCCACGAACCACACGCCGTCGGGCACCAGGTCGGGGCGGTCGGCCGCGAGGCGCCCGCCGACCTCCACCGAGAGCCGGGTCTTTCCCGCGCCGCCCGGGCCGACCAGGGTCAGCAGCCGCTCCTCGGTCAGCAGGCCCAGCGCGGCGCCCACCTCCTCGCGCGCCACGAAGCTGGTGAGCATGGACGGAAGCCGGGTCACCGGGGCCGGCCGCGCCCCCAGGTCGAGCGGTTCCCGGACCGGCGCGGCCGACCCCAGCGCCTCCCCGCGCAGCAGCTTCAGGTGCAGGCCGGACAGCCGCTCGGAGGGGTCGATGCCCAGCTCCTCGGCGAGCCGGGAGCGGAGCCGCTGGTAGGCGTCGAGCGCGTCGGCGGTCCGGCCGGACCCGGCCAGTGCCCGGATGAGCAGCTCCGTGGTGTGCTCGCGGAGCGGCTCCTGGGCGGCCAGCGCCTCCAGCTCGGGCAGGACGGCTCCGTGCTCCCCGCCCTCCAGCCTCGCCTCCAGCAGCTCGACCCGGGCGCCGCGGTACTGCTCGGCCAGCCGGGCGGCCTCACCCTCGCCACCGGCCTCGCCCAGCTCCGGGACCGGGTCGCCGCGCCACAGCTCCAGCGCCGCCTCCAGCAGCCGCACCGCCTCCTGCCGGTCGCCGGCGGCCCGCGCCCGGCGGCCGCGCCGCACCAGCCCGTCGAACTCCCACAGGTCCACCTGGGAGGGGTCGGCGTCCAGCCGGTAGCCGGCGGCGTCGCCGAGGATCGCCGACGGCGAACCGAGCTGCCGGCGCAGCCGGGAGACCAGGGCCTGCAGGGCGTTGGCGGCGTTCGCCGGGGCGTCGGCGCCCCAGATGCCGTCGATGAGACGGTCCGCGCCCACCGTGCGCCCGGGTTCCAGCAGCAGCAGTACCAGCAGGCGCCGCAGCCGGGCACCGCCCACCGGCACCGGGGCGCCCGCGCCGTCCAGCACCGTCAGAGGACCGAGTATGGAGAACCGCACCGTCCCATGATCCACGATCCCCCGCCCCACCTCTGAACGGTTTTCACTCCGCCGCCCGGGGACGCGCCGGGGCGGCGCGCCCCCGGGCGGGCCCACCGTCCCGCCGGCCGCAGTAAGGTGCGGTGGAGGCCGTCGGGGCCCGGCGCCGCCGGGCGGAGCCCCGGCCGCCCCGTCCCTCGGCCGCCCGGCCGCACCGACCCGTCTTCGCAGGAGCCCCATGTTCTCGGCAGCACGTCACCGTTCCTCCGGCTCGCGCCGCGCGGTCCCGTCACGTGCCCGCTTCAGGCGCGGATCCGCCCTGGTGTGCGGGGCGGCCGCGGTGGCCGCGGCCGCGGGCTGCTCCGGTCTGGCCTCCGGCAACGGCGAGCTCACCGACGACATCAACGTCACGAGCACCCTGCTCCAGGAGGGCAAGATGCTCCCGGAGACCTTCACCTGCCACGGCGAGGGCGAGGAGGGCGTGTCGCCGCCGCTGCAGTGGTCCGGGCAGCCCGACGACGTCGGCTCCTTCGCCATCGTCGCCGACGACCCCGGCTCCGCCGAGGTGTTCTGGGTGGTCTACGGCCTGGACCCGGCCACCGTGGAGATCCGCCAGGGCAGCCTGCCGCAGTCCGCCCAGGCCGGCCTGAACAGCTCCGGCGAGGCCGACTACGCCGCGCCCTGCCCCGAGCCGGACGAGCCCTACGACTACCGGTTCACCGTCTACGCGCTGGACGCGATGCCGGAGCTGGCCGGCGGCGCTCCGCTGGAGCAGTCGCTGGAGGTGATCTCGCAGCACACCATCGCGCGCGGATCGCTCGCCACGACTCACGAGTAGCCTGCGACCAGGGCACGTCTCCTTTTCCGGCCGGGCTCCGGCGCGCCGGTGCGTAAAAACCGCCGTCCTCCCGCTGCACCCGCGGCACATCTGCGCATAAAGTGGGGCCGTGCCCCCCAGTGATTTCTTGATGACCGAATCTGTTTTCGAACGTGTGCGACACCGCGGACGCCTCCCTCGGCGGCCGTCGGACGCCGGTGCGCCCGCCCTTCCCACCGGGCGGGCCCGCGCCGCGTCGCACACGGGGGGCCACCTTCCCGAGCTCGTCACCCCCGCCGGTGGCACCTCCGTCCCCGACAAGGCCGCGGCCCCTAGGGTGGTGCAAGCAGCATGACCGTTCTGATCGTCACGATCGTCGCGATCATCGTCGTCCTCCTCGTCCTCGTCCTCATCCTGCTCGGCATGCGCGCACTGAACGCCGGCGGCCGCGACGAGGCCTACGACGACGGTTACGACGCCCAGGACGACCGCTACGACGACGAAGACGACGACCCCGTCGAACCCGCGAAACCGCGCTCCTCCTCCGGCCGGTCCCGCTCCCGGCGCTCCCGGGCGGCCGACCGGTGGGAGGAGGACGACCTGTCCGACAACTCCTTCTGGTCCAGCCTCGGCGACGAGGACGACGAACCGGAGAAGGCCCCCGCCCGCCGTTCGGCGGAGCGCCGCGCCCCGGCGGAGGAGTCCACCCGCGCGATGCAGGCGCTCCCCGGCGAGGAGCCCGAGCCGGCCCCGGAGCCCGGCCGCTCCCGCGGCCGCCGCGCCCGGCGGGCCGAGGAGCAGGCCGAGCCCGCGGCA from Nocardiopsis composta encodes:
- a CDS encoding ATP-binding protein, translated to MRFSILGPLTVLDGAGAPVPVGGARLRRLLVLLLLEPGRTVGADRLIDGIWGADAPANAANALQALVSRLRRQLGSPSAILGDAAGYRLDADPSQVDLWEFDGLVRRGRRARAAGDRQEAVRLLEAALELWRGDPVPELGEAGGEGEAARLAEQYRGARVELLEARLEGGEHGAVLPELEALAAQEPLREHTTELLIRALAGSGRTADALDAYQRLRSRLAEELGIDPSERLSGLHLKLLRGEALGSAAPVREPLDLGARPAPVTRLPSMLTSFVAREEVGAALGLLTEERLLTLVGPGGAGKTRLSVEVGGRLAADRPDLVPDGVWFVDLSSLRAEGGVPVTLLDVVGMRERVVSPLQIAEHTDPIERALEVFGDKRLLLIVDNCEHLIDEVTDVVARMLPACPGVRIMATSREPIGITGERLLAVPPLELPPEGATAEEARGYPAVQLFADRVRAFSPGFEVDDGNAAAVVRICRELDGMPLALELAAVRVRAMPLPQLAERLSDRFRLLAGGPRSVRPRHQTLEAVVDWSWELLDEAERTLLRRLAVFGGGAALDAVEAVCSDGDGSGDVAGRDVWSVLFSLVDKSLVIADGASGADRDQPRYRMLETVRAYGMRRLTESGELERVRRAHARFLVGLWSGAAEPLLGPDQLLWLRRLRAEQDDHQATLRWAVERGDLDTAFALVHATLPHGQLGEGWSVLAREASALIEQVGEEPPPGHEAAYAECLLLRTAEYDLGQAGKDDGDAIVRAEQTLFRVEEIVREHPEAAEGNVSLLMAPLLLALLGHDREGMVRRLDEAAAALPRWQSLMVEAFSAMLVQQVFLGRGAEARGRFTRVLGQLREAGERWIRSHVCFMLAELEGLSDLGRELALVDEAIEASEGLELGNQTAALRARRAVLLARGGRGAEARRELEAVDGTRLETDSRLMLNVCRAEVARWSETPESARELAEAALGGVVDGNPFIRVQLEPFLRVQLARLAVDAGRVAEAREQTAAAWRAMGGVWNGSVAGLATEQAADVEERLGRPEAAAELLGLAEALRGLPNTAGAEARDLSERLRAALGADGLAAVRESAAKTAPEEALRRVSAAVDAWDAAAS
- a CDS encoding YbhB/YbcL family Raf kinase inhibitor-like protein — its product is MCGAAAVAAAAGCSGLASGNGELTDDINVTSTLLQEGKMLPETFTCHGEGEEGVSPPLQWSGQPDDVGSFAIVADDPGSAEVFWVVYGLDPATVEIRQGSLPQSAQAGLNSSGEADYAAPCPEPDEPYDYRFTVYALDAMPELAGGAPLEQSLEVISQHTIARGSLATTHE